In the genome of Siniperca chuatsi isolate FFG_IHB_CAS linkage group LG17, ASM2008510v1, whole genome shotgun sequence, one region contains:
- the adnp2b gene encoding activity-dependent neuroprotector homeobox protein 2b isoform X2 → MKKHIILKHLDNLAEQYIGYRLNLQGATSVKVYCCKVCRVNTGNLDQMLHHMLVEPSHYSVSTQVQSMIYENKNYTIKSTPNVNGLFVTFPSIAPKPQQPQMFNSKSLVLPSNGQPAGTVVALQHVQGTTNSATLICAPGTNQAFLPPQASALVQLASAEAKGLLQPGATIALRSALHQGPSMVQLPTVSNVSLKQAPMALAPASAQPQQTPQAQQIVLPSGLQANMTAGPGTVSKPAVVTQNAPTNQITLQGTMLTSQSLLSHLIPTGNKMNGMPTYTFAPLQVAMPVSQSTPLKTVDQTSNSSPQTKKWITCPLCNELFPSNVFDMHTEVAHQTKSTTSKSESVAARAAFLKKMPDKTVKCLTCKILLSEKSVFQHLLHGLNCLYCSALFFSIKQLAEHVKQHNPTSKAYCDFLRQKYRVYSKGIGGILFPYFDVHTTAPKEVLGDTEVNLALVTNSLDLIFFKLQPSSQPEICPAPVKINSSYCPFCGEKFQNESIHLQHLKQKHLVAPTIHAILKTEAFKCIYCNGVYTGIVTQKAVMLHIQRCRCSPKQPQPPKTTGPPQQPPQQPPPPKPAQQLSQPSGLYFLQMPQGLTMKQTLAPARVIPAAAPTAEPLQTDAELQSKKRLEAAWKEVIEANKREREQRAAMRKKREQEKSLPPPEPVIQSDPTVKLVLEPTSVERRCNEERRDFISKYFNLNPYATKAETDELCRRLSLTKAELAAHFSKKRSKCMKSLKRNTAAILLGFNMTELSKVKHNLVIPEQQPADIPEQQPADISEQQPADITEQMENSEAGPEPMDESGNEKVTDGEQVEQME, encoded by the coding sequence ATGAAGAAGCACATCATTCTCAAGCACCTGGACAATTTGGCAGAACAGTATATTGGTTACAGATTAAACCTTCAAGGGGCTACATCAGTAAAGGTCTACTGCTGCAAGGTGTGTAGGGTGAACACTGGAAACCTAGACCAAATGTTACATCACATGCTGGTTGAGCCATCACACTATTCAGTCAGCACACAAGTGCAGAGTATGATTTATGAGAACAAGAACTACACCATTAAATCAACACCTAATGTGAATGGCTTGTTTGTGACATTCCCAAGTATTGCTCCTAAACCACAGCAACCTCAAATGTTCAACAGTAAGTCCTTGGTTTTACCAAGTAATGGCCAACCTGCTGGGACTGTGGTGGCATTACAGCATGTACAAGGAACTACAAACAGTGCTACGCTGATCTGTGCCCCTGGAACCAACCAAGCTTTTCTGCCCCCTCAAGCGTCAGCGCTAGTACAGCTAGCTAGTGCAGAGGCTAAAGGTTTGCTCCAGCCTGGTGCCACGATAGCCCTCCGAAGTGCTTTGCACCAAGGACCATCGATGGTCCAGCTTCCCACAGTGTCTAATGTGTCTCTGAAACAGGCACCCATGGCTCTAGCGCCTGCTTCCGCTCAACCACAACAGACTCCACAAGCGCAGCAAATTGTTCTTCCATCTGGACTGCAGGCCAACATGACAGCTGGACCTGGAACTGTATCTAAGCCTGCGGTGGTTACACAAAATGCACCAACAAACCAAATCACCCTGCAAGGTACCATGTTGACTTCACAGTCTCTGCTGAGTCACTTAATCCCGACTGGCAACAAGATGAATGGCATGCCCACATACACTTTTGCTCCACTGCAAGTAGCAATGCCTGTCTCCCAGAGCACCCCTCTCAagactgttgatcagacaagTAACTCCTCGCCACAAACTAAGAAATGGATTACCTGTCCCCTCTGCAATGAACTTTTCCCTTCCAATGTCTTTGACATGCACACAGAGGTTGCCCACCAGACAAAATCCACTACATCCAAGTCAGAAAGCGTGGCGGCTCGAGCAGCATTCTTGAAGAAAATGCCCGACAAAACTGTCAAATGTCTAACGTGCAAAATTCTACTATCAGAAAAAAGCGTCTTCCAACACCTGCTGCATGGCCTGAATTGTTTGTACTGTTCAGCTTTGTTCTTTTCAATCAAACAGCTTGCTGAGCATGTAAAGCAGCACAATCCCACAAGCAAGGCATACTGTGATTTCTTGAGGCAGAAGTACAGGGTCTACTCAAAAGGTATTGGAGGAATCCTGTTCCCTTACTTTGATGTCCACACCACAGCACCAAAAGAGGTCCTTGGAGACACTGAGGTCAATCTTGCCCTGGTCACAAATTCCCTCGACTTGATCTTCTTTAAGTTGCAGCCCAGCAGCCAGCCAGAAATCTGCCCAGCACCTGTGAAAATCAACAGTTCGTACTGTCCCTTCTGTGGCGAGAAGTTTCAGAATGAATCCATACACCTTCAGCACCTGAAACAAAAACACCTCGTAGCACCCACCATTCATGCAATCCTCAAGACAGAGGCTTTCAAGTGCATATACTGCAATGGTGTGTACACGGGAATCGTCACCCAGAAGGCGGTGATGCTCCACATTCAGCGATGCAGGTGTTCACCAAAACAACCACAGCCACCCAAAACTACAGGACCACCACAGCAGCCACCACAgcagccaccaccaccaaaacCAGCTCAGCAGCTCAGTCAGCCATCCGGACTCTACTTCCTCCAAATGCCACAAGGGCTGACTATGAAACAAACTTTAGCTCCAGCTCGTGTAATTCCAGCTGCTGCACCCACTGCAGAGCCTCTGCAAACGGATGCAGAGCTGCAGTCTAAGAAGAGGCTGGAGGCTGCATGGAAGGAGGTCATTGAGGCCAACAAACGAGAGCGAGAACAAAGGGCAGCTATGCGCAAGAAGCGAGAGCAGGAAAAGTCGTTGCCCCCACCAGAGCCTGTGATTCAGAGCGATCCCACAGTGAAACTTGTGTTGGAGCCCACTTCGGTTGAGCGCCGCTGCAATGAGGAGCGCAGAGACTTCATATCCAAATACTTCAACCTGAACCCCTACGCGACCAAAGCCGAGACCGACGAGCTGTGCAGGAGGCTGTCACTCACCAAAGCAGAGTTGGCAGCCCACTTCAGTAAGAAGCGCAGTAAGTGCATGAAGAGTCTCAAGAGGAACACGGCTGCCATTCTCCTCGGCTTCAACATGACTGAACTGAGCAAAGTCAAGCACAATCTCGTCATCCCAGAACAGCAGCCTGCCGATATCCCAGAACAGCAGCCTGCCGATATCTCAGAACAGCAGCCCGCCGATATCACAGAGCAGATGGAAAATAGTGAGGCTGGACCAGAACCGATGGATGAAAGTGGAAATGAGAAAGTTACAGACGGTGAACAGGTGGAGCAGATGGAATGA
- the adnp2b gene encoding activity-dependent neuroprotector homeobox protein 2b isoform X1: MYQVPVGNIEKIRKARKAVKNILSEIGLEDCQNQLKDLNENAEKNSDEDEAFRETDWGDFTDGYNGRLQKKWPYRSRSLCCNLCKYSSQNIYNFRSHVSRCHGYVQSFCALAPCSQCLFIGHPKVVKKHTLFFHAKLTTHIQLPREVSLPTHRGNERYQCRRCGFPSSSVFAMKKHIILKHLDNLAEQYIGYRLNLQGATSVKVYCCKVCRVNTGNLDQMLHHMLVEPSHYSVSTQVQSMIYENKNYTIKSTPNVNGLFVTFPSIAPKPQQPQMFNSKSLVLPSNGQPAGTVVALQHVQGTTNSATLICAPGTNQAFLPPQASALVQLASAEAKGLLQPGATIALRSALHQGPSMVQLPTVSNVSLKQAPMALAPASAQPQQTPQAQQIVLPSGLQANMTAGPGTVSKPAVVTQNAPTNQITLQGTMLTSQSLLSHLIPTGNKMNGMPTYTFAPLQVAMPVSQSTPLKTVDQTSNSSPQTKKWITCPLCNELFPSNVFDMHTEVAHQTKSTTSKSESVAARAAFLKKMPDKTVKCLTCKILLSEKSVFQHLLHGLNCLYCSALFFSIKQLAEHVKQHNPTSKAYCDFLRQKYRVYSKGIGGILFPYFDVHTTAPKEVLGDTEVNLALVTNSLDLIFFKLQPSSQPEICPAPVKINSSYCPFCGEKFQNESIHLQHLKQKHLVAPTIHAILKTEAFKCIYCNGVYTGIVTQKAVMLHIQRCRCSPKQPQPPKTTGPPQQPPQQPPPPKPAQQLSQPSGLYFLQMPQGLTMKQTLAPARVIPAAAPTAEPLQTDAELQSKKRLEAAWKEVIEANKREREQRAAMRKKREQEKSLPPPEPVIQSDPTVKLVLEPTSVERRCNEERRDFISKYFNLNPYATKAETDELCRRLSLTKAELAAHFSKKRSKCMKSLKRNTAAILLGFNMTELSKVKHNLVIPEQQPADIPEQQPADISEQQPADITEQMENSEAGPEPMDESGNEKVTDGEQVEQME; encoded by the exons ATGTATCAGGTTCCAGTTGGAAATATTGAGAAGATCCGAAAGGCACGCAAGGCGGTGAAAAACATCCTAAGTGAGATTGGCCTGGAAGACTGCCAAAACCAGCTGAAA GATCTCAACGAAAACGCAGAGAAAAACTCAGATGAAGACGAGGCCTTTCGGGAAACTGACTGGGGTGATTTCACAGATGGATACAATGGCAGACTACAGAAAAAG tgGCCTTATAGGTCTCGATCTCTGTGCTGTAACCTGTGCAAGTACTCTTCACAAAACATCTACAACTTCAGGAGCCATGTCTCTCGCTGCCACGGATATGTGCAGTCATTCTGTGCGTTGGCACCCTGTTCTCAGTGCCTCTTCATCGGCCACCCCAAGGTTGTCAAGAAGCACACGCTGTTCTTCCATGCCAAACTCACCACCCACATACAATTGCCAAGGGAAGTGTCTTTACCCACCCATCGTGGAAATGAGAGATATCAGTGTCGAAGATGTGGATTTCCGTCCTCTTCTGTCTTCGCGATGAAGAAGCACATCATTCTCAAGCACCTGGACAATTTGGCAGAACAGTATATTGGTTACAGATTAAACCTTCAAGGGGCTACATCAGTAAAGGTCTACTGCTGCAAGGTGTGTAGGGTGAACACTGGAAACCTAGACCAAATGTTACATCACATGCTGGTTGAGCCATCACACTATTCAGTCAGCACACAAGTGCAGAGTATGATTTATGAGAACAAGAACTACACCATTAAATCAACACCTAATGTGAATGGCTTGTTTGTGACATTCCCAAGTATTGCTCCTAAACCACAGCAACCTCAAATGTTCAACAGTAAGTCCTTGGTTTTACCAAGTAATGGCCAACCTGCTGGGACTGTGGTGGCATTACAGCATGTACAAGGAACTACAAACAGTGCTACGCTGATCTGTGCCCCTGGAACCAACCAAGCTTTTCTGCCCCCTCAAGCGTCAGCGCTAGTACAGCTAGCTAGTGCAGAGGCTAAAGGTTTGCTCCAGCCTGGTGCCACGATAGCCCTCCGAAGTGCTTTGCACCAAGGACCATCGATGGTCCAGCTTCCCACAGTGTCTAATGTGTCTCTGAAACAGGCACCCATGGCTCTAGCGCCTGCTTCCGCTCAACCACAACAGACTCCACAAGCGCAGCAAATTGTTCTTCCATCTGGACTGCAGGCCAACATGACAGCTGGACCTGGAACTGTATCTAAGCCTGCGGTGGTTACACAAAATGCACCAACAAACCAAATCACCCTGCAAGGTACCATGTTGACTTCACAGTCTCTGCTGAGTCACTTAATCCCGACTGGCAACAAGATGAATGGCATGCCCACATACACTTTTGCTCCACTGCAAGTAGCAATGCCTGTCTCCCAGAGCACCCCTCTCAagactgttgatcagacaagTAACTCCTCGCCACAAACTAAGAAATGGATTACCTGTCCCCTCTGCAATGAACTTTTCCCTTCCAATGTCTTTGACATGCACACAGAGGTTGCCCACCAGACAAAATCCACTACATCCAAGTCAGAAAGCGTGGCGGCTCGAGCAGCATTCTTGAAGAAAATGCCCGACAAAACTGTCAAATGTCTAACGTGCAAAATTCTACTATCAGAAAAAAGCGTCTTCCAACACCTGCTGCATGGCCTGAATTGTTTGTACTGTTCAGCTTTGTTCTTTTCAATCAAACAGCTTGCTGAGCATGTAAAGCAGCACAATCCCACAAGCAAGGCATACTGTGATTTCTTGAGGCAGAAGTACAGGGTCTACTCAAAAGGTATTGGAGGAATCCTGTTCCCTTACTTTGATGTCCACACCACAGCACCAAAAGAGGTCCTTGGAGACACTGAGGTCAATCTTGCCCTGGTCACAAATTCCCTCGACTTGATCTTCTTTAAGTTGCAGCCCAGCAGCCAGCCAGAAATCTGCCCAGCACCTGTGAAAATCAACAGTTCGTACTGTCCCTTCTGTGGCGAGAAGTTTCAGAATGAATCCATACACCTTCAGCACCTGAAACAAAAACACCTCGTAGCACCCACCATTCATGCAATCCTCAAGACAGAGGCTTTCAAGTGCATATACTGCAATGGTGTGTACACGGGAATCGTCACCCAGAAGGCGGTGATGCTCCACATTCAGCGATGCAGGTGTTCACCAAAACAACCACAGCCACCCAAAACTACAGGACCACCACAGCAGCCACCACAgcagccaccaccaccaaaacCAGCTCAGCAGCTCAGTCAGCCATCCGGACTCTACTTCCTCCAAATGCCACAAGGGCTGACTATGAAACAAACTTTAGCTCCAGCTCGTGTAATTCCAGCTGCTGCACCCACTGCAGAGCCTCTGCAAACGGATGCAGAGCTGCAGTCTAAGAAGAGGCTGGAGGCTGCATGGAAGGAGGTCATTGAGGCCAACAAACGAGAGCGAGAACAAAGGGCAGCTATGCGCAAGAAGCGAGAGCAGGAAAAGTCGTTGCCCCCACCAGAGCCTGTGATTCAGAGCGATCCCACAGTGAAACTTGTGTTGGAGCCCACTTCGGTTGAGCGCCGCTGCAATGAGGAGCGCAGAGACTTCATATCCAAATACTTCAACCTGAACCCCTACGCGACCAAAGCCGAGACCGACGAGCTGTGCAGGAGGCTGTCACTCACCAAAGCAGAGTTGGCAGCCCACTTCAGTAAGAAGCGCAGTAAGTGCATGAAGAGTCTCAAGAGGAACACGGCTGCCATTCTCCTCGGCTTCAACATGACTGAACTGAGCAAAGTCAAGCACAATCTCGTCATCCCAGAACAGCAGCCTGCCGATATCCCAGAACAGCAGCCTGCCGATATCTCAGAACAGCAGCCCGCCGATATCACAGAGCAGATGGAAAATAGTGAGGCTGGACCAGAACCGATGGATGAAAGTGGAAATGAGAAAGTTACAGACGGTGAACAGGTGGAGCAGATGGAATGA